A window of the Schistocerca nitens isolate TAMUIC-IGC-003100 chromosome 5, iqSchNite1.1, whole genome shotgun sequence genome harbors these coding sequences:
- the LOC126259907 gene encoding uncharacterized protein LOC126259907 encodes MRVAVCMLAVFGCALVVGSPAISEVGQQRQPRPGRFLSLPVPAKCSQRPKQFFFNGHNYFFSGNVPQYRNSRVDWLDARNICREYCMDLISMETQEENNLAFRLIQQGDVPYIWTSGRLCDFKGCENRRDLEPKSIFGWFWSATRQKMAPTNQIPPGFSFNPWSQTGHKKFRQPDNAEFDINGTNESCLAILNNVYNDGIAWHDVACYHEKPFICEDSEELLNYVASTNRGIRL; translated from the exons ATGAGGGTGGCAGTGTGCATGCTGGCGGTGTTCGGCTGCGCGCTCGTGGTGGGCTCGCCGGCCATCAGCGAGGTGGGCCAGCAGCGGCAGCCGCGGCCCGGCAGGTTCCTGTCGCTGCCCGTGCCCGCCAAGTGCTCGCAAa GACCAAAGCAATTTTTCTTCAATGGTCATAATTACTTCTTCAGCGGTAATGTACCTCAGTACCGCAATAGTCGTGTCGACTGGCTAGACGCTCGAAACATATGCAGAGAATACTGTATGGATCTGATCTCCATGGAAACTCAGGaagaaaataatttggccttcaggCTGATACAGCAAG GTGACGTACCCTACATATGGACAAGTGGACGTCTTTGTGACTTCAAAGGCTGTGAAAACCGCCGTGATCTTGAGCCAAAGAGCATATTTGGATGGTTCTGGTCAGCAACACGCCAGAAGATGGCTCCTACGAATCAGATTCCTCCCGGCTTCAGTTTCAACCCTTGGAGTCAAACTGGTCACAAAAAATTCCGCCAACCTGACAATGCAGAATTCGACATCAACGGCACTAACGAATCATGCCTTGCTATCCTCAACAATGTCTACAATGATGGCATCGCTTGGCATGATGTTGCCTGCTATCACGAAAAGCCTTTCATCTGTGAAGACAGTGAGGAACTTCTCAATTATGTTGCTTCTACAAACAGAGGCATTCGACtttaa